From the Deinococcus sp. Leaf326 genome, one window contains:
- a CDS encoding ribonuclease J, producing MTQSNPADTPAKPSLEVIPLGGMGEIGKNITAYRYGDEIMVVDGGLAFPKAHQMGVDLIVPRIDYLLEHADKIQGWILTHGHEDHIGGLPYILPRLPRVPVYGAALTLGLVREKLSEFGLKDGEIDLREVQMGDVVQLGTHFSAEFIRMTHSIPDNAGYILKTPVGQVLHTGDFKLDEHPSDGLTSDLARIEQAGKEGVLLLISDSTNAERPGRTASERDIAENLEEVIKNCRGRVFLTTFASQVHRIQNLLNIAHRQSRRVVMEGRSMLKYAQVAQATGHMQAPEPFLTSDDVGELQDQQLLFVCTGSQGQPMAVLGRLAFGNHAKIALRRGDTVILSSNPIPGNEDAVNLIINRLYELGVDVIYPPAYRVHASGHGSQEELATVLNLARPKYFLPWHGEPRHQINHAKLAQTLPRPPKRTLIAKNGDVVILGPDEFRVSGTVPAGGVYVDGLGVGDVSDDVLLDRVNMSQEGILIMNAVLHPTPHVEVVTRGFVRPNRELDHQIRRVALESIEQGLREKKRLEDVRDDMYGAVRRFVRKATGRNPVLIPMIVD from the coding sequence TCGACGGCGGCCTCGCCTTCCCCAAGGCCCACCAGATGGGCGTGGACCTGATCGTGCCGCGCATCGACTACCTGCTCGAACACGCCGACAAGATCCAGGGCTGGATCCTGACGCACGGCCACGAGGACCACATTGGCGGCCTGCCGTACATCCTGCCCCGGCTGCCGCGTGTGCCGGTGTACGGCGCGGCCCTGACGCTGGGCCTCGTGCGCGAGAAGCTCAGCGAGTTTGGCCTGAAAGACGGCGAGATCGACCTGCGTGAAGTCCAGATGGGCGACGTGGTGCAGCTCGGCACGCACTTCAGCGCCGAATTCATCCGCATGACGCACTCGATTCCCGACAACGCCGGATACATCCTCAAGACGCCAGTCGGGCAGGTGCTGCACACGGGCGACTTCAAGCTCGACGAGCACCCCAGTGACGGCTTGACGAGCGACTTGGCGCGCATCGAGCAGGCCGGCAAGGAAGGCGTGCTCCTCCTGATCTCCGACTCGACGAACGCCGAGCGGCCGGGACGCACCGCCAGCGAGCGCGACATCGCCGAGAACCTTGAAGAAGTCATCAAGAACTGCCGGGGCCGCGTCTTCTTGACGACCTTCGCCTCGCAGGTCCACCGCATCCAGAACCTGCTGAACATTGCCCACCGCCAGAGCCGCCGCGTGGTCATGGAAGGCCGGTCGATGCTCAAGTACGCCCAGGTCGCGCAGGCGACCGGCCACATGCAGGCTCCCGAGCCCTTTTTGACCTCGGACGACGTGGGCGAGCTGCAAGATCAGCAGCTGCTGTTTGTATGCACGGGGTCGCAGGGGCAGCCGATGGCCGTGCTGGGCCGCCTGGCCTTCGGCAACCACGCCAAGATCGCGCTGCGCCGGGGCGACACGGTCATCCTGAGCAGCAACCCGATTCCCGGCAACGAAGACGCCGTGAACCTCATCATCAACCGGCTGTACGAACTCGGCGTGGACGTGATATACCCGCCGGCCTACCGCGTGCACGCCTCGGGGCACGGCTCGCAGGAGGAGCTGGCGACGGTCCTGAATCTCGCCCGGCCCAAGTACTTCCTGCCCTGGCACGGGGAGCCACGCCACCAGATCAACCACGCCAAGCTGGCCCAGACCCTGCCGCGCCCGCCCAAGCGCACACTGATCGCCAAGAACGGCGACGTCGTGATCCTGGGACCGGACGAGTTCCGCGTGAGCGGCACCGTGCCGGCCGGCGGCGTCTACGTGGACGGCCTGGGCGTGGGTGACGTGAGCGACGACGTACTGCTCGACCGCGTGAATATGAGCCAGGAAGGCATCCTGATCATGAACGCGGTGCTGCACCCCACGCCCCATGTCGAGGTCGTGACGCGCGGCTTCGTACGCCCCAACCGCGAACTCGACCACCAGATCCGGCGCGTGGCGCTGGAGAGCATTGAGCAGGGGCTGCGCGAAAAGAAGCGCCTCGAAGACGTGCGTGACGACATGTACGGAGCCGTCCGTCGCTTCGTGCGCAAGGCGACGGGCCGCAACCCGGTCCTCATCCCCATGATCGTGGACTGA
- a CDS encoding XdhC family protein, with protein sequence MNAAETRALLGALREALARGQGAAIATVVGVRGSAYRREGTRMLVLDDGAQVCMLSGGCLEAEVVEVALEVIASGKAQLAHYDLSEDATWGLGIGCGGSVDVRIERVDEGDPVTAAWLAALEAGEAAALAVPLEGQGRVLVRPDGEVVGTLADPELHTFAVAQARERLGLREPRAVTLRTPRERAVFFDLNVPPPVLVIYGAGHDALPLAAQARTLGYDVQVVDPRAAYLTPGRFPGAALHRLAPEELSAFSPPERAQHLIMNHHLDRDRVCLAYALRSGAQYVGVLGPRTRALDLLATLEAAGETFTAAQLAALRSPVGLQIGAEAPEEVAMSILAELMAWRRGYSGGFLNGHAGRIHDAETHAAP encoded by the coding sequence ATGAACGCGGCAGAAACCCGTGCCCTGCTGGGGGCGCTGCGTGAGGCGCTCGCCCGTGGGCAGGGCGCCGCCATCGCCACGGTCGTCGGCGTGCGCGGCAGCGCGTACCGGCGCGAGGGCACCCGGATGCTGGTGCTGGACGACGGCGCGCAGGTGTGCATGCTCTCGGGTGGCTGCCTGGAGGCCGAGGTGGTCGAGGTGGCGCTGGAGGTCATCGCCAGCGGCAAGGCGCAGCTGGCCCACTACGACCTCTCGGAGGACGCGACCTGGGGCCTGGGTATCGGCTGCGGGGGCAGCGTGGACGTGCGGATTGAGCGCGTGGACGAGGGCGACCCCGTGACAGCCGCGTGGCTCGCGGCGCTGGAGGCGGGCGAGGCGGCAGCACTGGCCGTGCCGCTGGAAGGCCAGGGACGTGTCCTGGTGCGCCCGGACGGCGAGGTGGTGGGCACGTTGGCCGACCCCGAACTGCACACCTTCGCTGTGGCGCAGGCCCGGGAGCGCCTGGGCCTGCGCGAGCCGCGCGCCGTGACACTGCGGACGCCTAGAGAGAGGGCTGTGTTCTTCGATCTCAACGTGCCGCCGCCCGTCCTGGTCATCTACGGCGCGGGGCACGACGCCCTGCCACTGGCCGCGCAGGCCCGGACCCTGGGCTACGACGTGCAGGTCGTGGACCCCCGCGCGGCGTACCTCACGCCCGGGCGCTTTCCGGGAGCCGCCCTGCACCGCCTCGCGCCGGAAGAGCTGAGTGCCTTCTCGCCGCCCGAGCGGGCACAGCACCTCATCATGAACCATCATCTCGACCGCGACCGGGTCTGCCTGGCCTACGCGCTGCGCTCGGGCGCGCAGTACGTCGGCGTGTTGGGACCGCGCACGCGCGCGCTGGACCTGCTGGCGACGCTGGAAGCTGCTGGAGAGACCTTCACGGCGGCCCAACTGGCGGCGCTGCGCTCACCGGTCGGTCTCCAGATCGGGGCCGAGGCGCCCGAGGAAGTCGCGATGAGCATTCTCGCCGAACTGATGGCGTGGCGCCGGGGCTACAGCGGCGGTTTTCTGAACGGGCACGCCGGCCGCATCCACGACGCCGAGACACACGCGGCGCCCTAG
- a CDS encoding phosphodiester glycosidase family protein, with protein MPEMRVRCFPLSLCLLLVLPACSEAEAAQVTRVTGGGMLYTVATVDLRRDRLSLHWRNPTTGQPYRTFGELRRRLAKEGRDLVFATNSGIYAPGLRPLGLHVEGGRVLAPLNNARSGGNFALRPNGVFWMKGTRAGVTETDAYRRLNPEPEFATQSGPLLLAGGRVHPEFNRGGTSFKVRSGVGVCRGGEVKFAVSAGPVNFYSFAVFFRDTLGCPDALYLDGSISAYATAQSDTQFADFAGMWAVTR; from the coding sequence ATGCCGGAGATGCGTGTCCGTTGCTTCCCGCTGTCCCTGTGCCTCCTGCTGGTCCTGCCCGCCTGTTCGGAGGCCGAGGCCGCGCAGGTGACGCGGGTGACCGGCGGGGGAATGCTGTACACCGTGGCGACCGTGGACCTCCGGCGCGACCGACTGAGCCTCCACTGGCGCAACCCGACCACCGGTCAGCCGTACCGCACTTTCGGTGAGTTGCGCCGCCGACTGGCGAAGGAGGGCCGCGACCTGGTGTTCGCCACCAACAGCGGTATCTACGCGCCGGGTCTGCGTCCCCTGGGGCTGCATGTGGAGGGCGGCCGGGTTCTCGCGCCGCTGAACAATGCGAGGTCGGGTGGCAATTTCGCGCTGCGGCCCAACGGCGTGTTCTGGATGAAGGGGACGCGCGCCGGCGTCACCGAGACGGACGCCTACCGCCGCCTGAACCCGGAGCCCGAGTTCGCCACCCAGTCGGGGCCTCTGCTGCTCGCAGGTGGGCGGGTCCATCCCGAGTTCAACCGGGGCGGCACGAGTTTCAAGGTGCGCAGCGGCGTGGGGGTGTGCAGAGGCGGCGAGGTGAAGTTCGCCGTGAGCGCCGGGCCGGTGAACTTCTACAGCTTCGCCGTGTTCTTCCGCGACACACTGGGATGCCCCGACGCGCTGTATCTCGACGGCAGCATCAGCGCCTACGCGACCGCGCAGTCGGATACCCAGTTCGCCGACTTCGCCGGGATGTGGGCCGTGACCCGCTAA
- a CDS encoding DUF937 domain-containing protein, translating to MTITQDLQNYFGGGAATRLGEAVGLGPQAAAHTLAAGLPRQLGALAAHAGTPEGRAQVQEAVDNLPVFGPVTEVLDDPDGAGHLEQAGALLAPVLLGESAPAGEAGEVRLLHMALPLLLSRLGQQEDMTQAFYGMETAPLNLSGLSAAGAVAAVTGAQRKVGPVPGLDPVPGEPFLPGADLPAGVTPALTSVPDPLVEAAPSTTSAVSFTKAASPEPVPAHVSAPESVMPEPAIAGAAVGALETAGLLELIRAQFSGRAADQIGRAGGFSAGTSSRAVAGALPVVLNAVAGKGSSPSGAAELLRQGGGFDRLTTPEGGLNTALLGDSAEMARLEGQGRGLLGGLFGNFEAMTGRLGTALGGSGASAGRLLALLTPLVLALVARHAQARSLDAAGLSTELTALGPQLPGLIPSGMGGLTALLGAATLAGGAVAGGTRPPEVIARAAPASGPTRVAAPTPPAPAAPITPPPASPVPEKRRAFPWWLIPLLLLLLLGGCWVVNRNNNAAQTGTGAATTSAAGSGIVVTSPASGTELPAQAFTMSGTATAGQSLRIEDQGQEVGTATADASGNWSTELPAPTPGEHTYSVIGGEGVRSEFKVNVTGDGDTSGTGTTSDTGSAAAGTEAETVPADAASGSGTATDAGAADASSPATAGNAGTDTTGVAGAAASVAANTAAPPEGAVAFGQPANGAEVSAAGLTLSGTGPAGQSYEVLENGTSIGNVTVGVDGTWTLAVPAATPGAKTYVLRGADGQEAASLPLTVTANAAATGAEAGATCTEALTVSLKDGETVSAPYRFGGVGSGEGYTVTVKRGERVIGTRTVTLGEGCAWSYTSNPGGRSGSESRVTYEVRPRGTAVSQAPEATLTLTVRN from the coding sequence ATGACCATCACGCAAGACCTTCAGAATTACTTCGGCGGGGGCGCCGCCACACGTCTGGGCGAGGCCGTTGGTCTCGGCCCGCAGGCGGCAGCCCACACGCTCGCGGCCGGACTCCCCAGGCAGCTCGGCGCCCTGGCGGCCCACGCGGGTACGCCGGAGGGACGCGCGCAGGTTCAGGAGGCGGTGGACAATCTGCCCGTTTTCGGCCCGGTAACCGAGGTGCTCGACGATCCCGACGGGGCCGGGCACCTCGAACAGGCCGGCGCGCTGCTGGCCCCGGTACTGCTGGGGGAGTCGGCACCTGCCGGCGAAGCGGGCGAAGTCCGCCTGTTGCACATGGCCCTGCCACTGCTTCTCAGTCGTCTGGGTCAGCAGGAGGACATGACCCAGGCCTTCTACGGGATGGAGACGGCGCCGCTAAACCTGAGCGGCCTGAGTGCGGCGGGCGCCGTTGCAGCAGTGACCGGTGCCCAGAGGAAGGTCGGCCCAGTTCCCGGCCTGGACCCAGTACCCGGAGAGCCTTTCTTACCCGGTGCCGACCTGCCTGCCGGCGTGACCCCGGCGCTGACCTCCGTCCCGGACCCCCTGGTCGAAGCCGCCCCCAGCACCACTTCGGCCGTCTCCTTCACCAAGGCAGCCTCACCTGAGCCTGTACCTGCCCACGTCTCTGCGCCTGAGAGCGTTATGCCCGAGCCAGCTATTGCTGGGGCGGCGGTCGGCGCCCTGGAGACGGCTGGCCTGCTGGAGCTGATCCGCGCGCAGTTCTCGGGCCGGGCTGCTGACCAGATCGGCCGGGCGGGGGGCTTCAGTGCGGGCACGAGCAGCCGCGCGGTGGCCGGCGCGCTACCGGTGGTCCTGAACGCCGTGGCCGGCAAGGGAAGCTCGCCGTCGGGGGCTGCCGAACTGCTGCGTCAGGGCGGGGGATTTGACCGTCTGACCACACCGGAGGGTGGCCTGAATACGGCGCTGCTGGGTGACTCGGCCGAGATGGCGCGCCTGGAAGGCCAGGGCCGGGGGCTGCTGGGCGGCCTGTTCGGCAACTTCGAGGCCATGACAGGCCGGTTGGGCACGGCGCTCGGGGGCAGCGGAGCGAGTGCCGGGCGCCTGCTGGCCCTCCTGACGCCGCTCGTGCTTGCGCTGGTGGCTCGCCACGCTCAGGCCCGCTCGCTGGACGCCGCCGGCCTGAGCACCGAGCTCACCGCCCTGGGGCCGCAGCTTCCGGGTCTGATTCCTTCGGGCATGGGGGGCCTGACAGCACTTCTGGGTGCCGCAACTCTAGCGGGCGGCGCAGTTGCCGGCGGCACCAGGCCGCCCGAGGTGATCGCGCGCGCGGCTCCGGCCTCTGGACCCACCCGCGTCGCCGCCCCCACACCACCGGCCCCGGCTGCGCCTATCACTCCTCCACCCGCAAGTCCGGTCCCCGAAAAGCGGCGGGCCTTTCCGTGGTGGCTCATTCCCCTACTGCTGCTGTTGCTGTTGGGGGGCTGCTGGGTGGTCAACCGCAACAACAACGCTGCCCAGACGGGCACCGGCGCGGCGACCACCAGCGCAGCGGGCAGCGGCATCGTGGTCACGTCCCCGGCCTCTGGGACGGAACTTCCGGCCCAGGCCTTCACCATGAGCGGCACGGCGACTGCAGGCCAGTCGCTGCGTATTGAGGACCAGGGGCAGGAGGTCGGCACGGCGACGGCCGACGCCAGCGGCAACTGGAGCACTGAGCTGCCCGCTCCGACCCCCGGTGAGCACACCTACAGCGTGATCGGTGGCGAGGGTGTACGCAGCGAATTCAAGGTGAACGTGACCGGCGACGGCGACACCTCGGGCACGGGTACCACTTCGGACACGGGGAGCGCGGCGGCGGGTACGGAAGCAGAGACGGTTCCCGCTGACGCGGCGTCTGGTTCGGGAACGGCGACGGACGCGGGCGCGGCAGACGCCTCCTCCCCGGCTACGGCGGGTAACGCCGGCACCGACACGACCGGTGTAGCGGGCGCTGCTGCTTCTGTTGCGGCCAACACGGCCGCGCCTCCCGAGGGTGCAGTCGCTTTCGGTCAGCCGGCCAACGGGGCCGAAGTCTCGGCCGCTGGTCTCACGCTGAGCGGGACTGGCCCGGCTGGACAGAGTTACGAGGTCCTAGAGAACGGTACGAGCATCGGCAACGTGACGGTCGGCGTGGACGGCACCTGGACCCTGGCGGTCCCCGCCGCTACGCCCGGCGCCAAGACCTACGTCCTGCGCGGCGCGGACGGTCAGGAGGCCGCCAGCCTGCCCCTGACCGTGACTGCCAACGCGGCCGCTACCGGCGCAGAGGCGGGCGCGACCTGCACCGAGGCCCTGACCGTGAGTCTGAAAGACGGCGAGACCGTGTCCGCGCCTTACCGTTTTGGCGGGGTGGGCAGCGGCGAGGGTTACACCGTAACCGTCAAGCGCGGCGAACGCGTGATCGGCACCCGCACCGTGACGCTGGGCGAAGGCTGCGCCTGGAGCTACACGAGCAATCCGGGAGGCCGTTCGGGAAGCGAGAGTCGCGTCACCTACGAGGTGCGTCCGCGCGGCACCGCCGTCTCGCAGGCCCCTGAGGCCACCCTGACCCTGACCGTGCGTAACTGA
- a CDS encoding sulfurtransferase: MTAPAYPLKSAAWLLDHLDTPEVRVLDCRYALSDPLLGRLAYMENHIPGAVYADLETDLSGPVQDGGAGGRHPLPDPETLAAWLGSIGIGNGSVVVCYDDPSGGQGFYAARAWWLLRWLGHREVYVLDGGYPAYRAEGGEVTAEEPAPAPVTFTPSVRPELVATAQDVAERPEGTLLLDSRAPERYRGEREPIDAHAGHIPGAVNRDWSGALNAYGHWRDVEAQAARLDAGQSPTITYCGSGVSAAPNLLARELAGVPLGPDNRLYAGSWSDWISDSARPVATGDFSTGDEVVGPRPETLTGEPAPS, translated from the coding sequence ATGACCGCTCCTGCTTACCCGCTGAAGTCGGCCGCGTGGCTGCTCGACCACCTCGATACCCCCGAAGTGCGCGTACTCGACTGCCGTTACGCCCTCTCTGACCCGCTGTTGGGCCGCCTGGCCTATATGGAGAACCACATTCCCGGCGCCGTCTATGCCGACCTGGAAACCGACCTGAGCGGCCCGGTGCAGGACGGCGGTGCGGGGGGCCGTCACCCGCTGCCCGACCCGGAGACCCTGGCGGCGTGGCTGGGCAGCATAGGCATTGGGAACGGCAGCGTGGTCGTGTGTTACGACGATCCTTCGGGCGGTCAGGGCTTCTATGCCGCGCGGGCGTGGTGGCTGCTGCGCTGGCTCGGGCACCGGGAGGTCTATGTTCTCGACGGGGGCTATCCCGCCTACCGCGCCGAGGGCGGTGAGGTGACGGCCGAGGAGCCGGCGCCTGCCCCAGTCACCTTTACCCCCAGCGTCCGCCCCGAGCTCGTCGCCACGGCGCAGGACGTGGCCGAGCGGCCGGAGGGCACGCTGCTGCTCGACTCGCGCGCGCCCGAGCGGTACCGCGGCGAACGCGAACCTATCGACGCGCACGCCGGGCACATTCCGGGTGCCGTGAACCGCGACTGGTCCGGCGCCCTGAACGCCTACGGTCACTGGCGCGACGTGGAAGCGCAGGCCGCTCGCCTGGACGCCGGCCAGTCCCCCACCATCACCTATTGCGGCAGCGGCGTGAGCGCGGCGCCCAACCTGCTGGCCCGCGAACTGGCCGGCGTGCCGCTGGGGCCGGACAACCGGCTGTATGCGGGCTCGTGGAGTGACTGGATCAGCGACTCCGCGCGCCCGGTGGCGACCGGTGACTTCAGCACGGGCGACGAAGTGGTAGGGCCCCGCCCCGAGACCCTGACCGGCGAGCCCGCCCCGTCCTGA
- the xseA gene encoding exodeoxyribonuclease VII large subunit — translation MTAGRRSRKKAEPARPPEQFLDLADVLAYVGQVIARGVPGAVWVRAEIASLTDRRHLYLDLVQLGEGGEVAKCRATLWARDRFETEGKFRRATGGGLTAGLKVLLFCQPDFHPQYGFSLNILDLSPEYTLGDAALRLDALRAALVAEGVYGLNRLLPPPTDFGRVAVISPTGAAGLGDFRRETDPLEAAGVTEFVYLEATFQGPSASASLGAVISQAREAHAEAPLDALVVIRGGGAVTDLAWLNDLGVARDLATFPAPVITGLGHARDDTLPDEVACVRTDTPSKAAALIVRTVAAAAAQAQEDARTIRAHAAQVLVDAAAAADWAHDRAGLAARRAADRAALEVDALMRQALGLTPGRTLARGYALVRGAGGEVVTRAAGLRPGTALRLEFADGEVTAEVTAPGVS, via the coding sequence GTGACTGCCGGGCGCCGGAGCCGCAAGAAGGCCGAGCCGGCCCGGCCTCCCGAGCAGTTTCTCGACCTTGCGGACGTTCTGGCGTATGTCGGTCAGGTCATCGCGCGCGGGGTACCGGGAGCGGTGTGGGTGCGCGCCGAGATCGCCAGCCTCACCGACCGGCGCCACCTGTACCTCGACCTCGTGCAGCTCGGTGAGGGCGGCGAGGTCGCCAAATGCCGCGCGACGCTGTGGGCGCGCGACCGGTTCGAGACGGAGGGCAAGTTCCGCCGCGCGACCGGGGGCGGCCTCACCGCCGGCCTCAAGGTGCTGCTGTTCTGTCAGCCGGACTTTCATCCGCAGTACGGCTTTTCGCTCAATATCCTCGACCTCTCGCCCGAATACACCCTGGGCGACGCCGCGCTGCGCCTCGACGCCCTGCGGGCGGCCCTGGTCGCCGAGGGGGTCTACGGCCTGAACCGCCTGCTGCCCCCGCCGACCGACTTCGGCCGCGTGGCGGTCATCTCGCCCACCGGGGCGGCGGGACTGGGGGACTTCCGGCGCGAGACCGATCCGCTGGAGGCCGCCGGAGTCACCGAATTCGTGTACCTGGAGGCCACTTTCCAGGGACCGTCGGCGTCGGCCAGCCTGGGAGCGGTCATCTCGCAGGCGCGCGAGGCCCACGCCGAGGCCCCGCTCGACGCCCTGGTCGTGATCCGCGGGGGCGGGGCTGTAACAGACTTGGCCTGGCTCAACGACCTGGGGGTGGCGCGCGACCTAGCGACCTTTCCCGCGCCGGTCATCACGGGTCTAGGCCACGCCCGCGACGACACCCTGCCCGATGAGGTGGCCTGCGTGCGGACCGACACGCCGAGCAAGGCAGCGGCCCTGATCGTGCGCACCGTCGCGGCGGCGGCGGCCCAGGCCCAGGAGGATGCCCGGACCATCCGCGCCCATGCGGCGCAGGTGCTGGTGGACGCAGCGGCGGCAGCCGACTGGGCACACGACCGGGCCGGGTTGGCTGCCCGGCGCGCCGCCGACCGCGCGGCCCTGGAGGTGGACGCCCTTATGCGTCAGGCGCTGGGCCTGACTCCCGGACGCACGCTGGCCCGCGGTTACGCTCTCGTCCGTGGTGCAGGCGGCGAGGTCGTGACGCGCGCGGCGGGGCTGCGGCCCGGCACGGCCCTGCGCCTGGAGTTCGCCGACGGCGAGGTGACGGCCGAGGTCACGGCGCCCGGAGTCTCCTGA
- a CDS encoding CrcB family protein, whose product MKLSLWLWLLAGGALGAGLRQGVVLALLPLTTRTGLPLAVLAINVGGSFLLGLTLALVGRGVWPEAARVAFGTGVLGAFTTFSTFTTEIDGLLLRSQVAWALTYAAVSVVLGLGAAVAGRLLGARL is encoded by the coding sequence ATGAAGTTGTCGCTGTGGCTGTGGCTGCTCGCGGGCGGAGCGCTGGGCGCGGGCCTGCGTCAGGGGGTGGTGCTGGCCCTGCTGCCGCTCACTACCCGCACGGGGCTGCCGCTCGCCGTGCTGGCCATCAACGTGGGGGGGTCCTTTCTGTTGGGCCTGACCCTGGCGCTCGTGGGCCGGGGCGTGTGGCCCGAGGCGGCGCGCGTGGCGTTCGGCACGGGGGTACTGGGGGCCTTCACGACCTTCTCGACCTTCACCACTGAGATCGACGGCCTGCTGCTGCGCAGCCAGGTGGCCTGGGCCCTGACCTACGCGGCCGTCAGCGTGGTGCTGGGGCTGGGCGCGGCCGTCGCGGGCCGGCTGCTCGGAGCGCGGCTGTGA
- a CDS encoding magnesium transporter CorA family protein, with the protein MIRAKRLDNGQALEWTGQSEGVWVDAHDPTPEELARLRAAFPLNRLALDDALERGHWSRAEQYPEHSFITVRSFTRPADPDEFTERLSLFVFPHAALSLSHTGTLALTAVWELVGRDSVNTAQEVTYELLDATADTFFQLSDALEARVETLEEQVFRDQRSNPVGPVFELKHLLAQARRLASEAREATALLGRHATGTSADLVRYRDVQDSFTRVSSRLDGLRDFLTSLLDLHLNLQSQRMNEVMRTLTAVSVIFLPLTFLAGVWGMNFEHMPELKSPYGYLFAWLSFAAVGGVLAVYFKRRGWW; encoded by the coding sequence ATGATCCGCGCCAAGCGTCTGGACAATGGGCAGGCCCTGGAGTGGACCGGGCAGTCGGAGGGGGTCTGGGTGGACGCCCACGACCCCACGCCCGAAGAACTCGCGCGTCTACGCGCCGCCTTTCCCCTCAACCGCCTCGCGCTCGACGACGCCCTGGAACGCGGCCACTGGTCGCGCGCCGAGCAGTACCCCGAGCATTCATTCATCACGGTGCGCAGCTTCACGCGGCCGGCCGACCCCGACGAGTTCACCGAGCGCCTGAGCCTGTTCGTATTTCCTCACGCCGCCCTGAGCCTGAGCCACACCGGCACCCTCGCGCTGACGGCCGTGTGGGAGCTCGTGGGACGCGACAGCGTAAACACGGCGCAGGAGGTGACCTACGAGCTGCTCGACGCCACCGCCGACACCTTTTTTCAGCTCAGCGACGCATTGGAGGCGCGGGTCGAGACGCTCGAGGAACAGGTGTTCCGCGACCAGCGCAGCAACCCGGTGGGGCCGGTCTTCGAGCTCAAGCACCTGCTGGCCCAGGCCCGGCGGCTGGCGAGCGAGGCGCGCGAGGCGACCGCGCTGCTGGGCCGCCACGCAACCGGCACGAGCGCCGACCTTGTGCGCTACCGCGACGTGCAGGACAGCTTCACGCGCGTGAGCAGCCGCCTCGACGGGCTGCGCGACTTCCTGACCAGCCTGCTCGACCTGCACCTGAACCTCCAGAGCCAGCGCATGAACGAGGTGATGCGCACCCTGACGGCCGTAAGCGTCATCTTTCTGCCCCTGACCTTTCTGGCAGGCGTGTGGGGCATGAATTTTGAGCACATGCCCGAACTCAAGAGTCCCTACGGCTACCTCTTCGCGTGGCTGAGTTTCGCGGCGGTCGGGGGCGTGCTCGCGGTGTACTTCAAGCGCCGGGGCTGGTGGTGA
- a CDS encoding AEC family transporter, with the protein MLQALGTVLFPVILVAGLGALLSSRLPIDQATISRVTLYLLSPALVLNTVLTTPVRAAEALQLGGAYLGVLVLCVGLGWLCGVGRSRPEQRSLAASVGIWNSGNMGLPIALFAFGQAGFDRATLLFLMSFVGMYVVGPVLYGGAASRGVWGLLQTLFRLPAITVALVALAWRLLHLPVPAGVSRGVELLSQATLPMVLLSLGLQLGAGGWPRLHGRLWLAAAARLVGGPLVALGVGTLAGLRHEALAVLVLSAGMPTAVNALLLGREYGGDTDTVAGVVLLSTLTSVVTVAVIVTLLPRL; encoded by the coding sequence ATGCTCCAAGCGCTCGGCACCGTCCTCTTTCCGGTGATCCTGGTGGCGGGACTGGGCGCGCTGCTCTCCTCGCGCCTGCCTATCGATCAGGCCACCATCTCGCGGGTCACGCTGTACCTGCTCAGCCCGGCGCTCGTGCTGAACACGGTCCTGACCACCCCTGTGCGCGCCGCCGAGGCCCTGCAACTCGGCGGCGCCTACCTGGGCGTACTCGTGCTGTGCGTCGGGCTGGGGTGGCTGTGTGGGGTGGGCCGTTCCCGGCCGGAGCAGCGCAGTCTCGCGGCCAGTGTGGGCATCTGGAACAGCGGCAACATGGGGCTGCCCATCGCCCTGTTCGCCTTCGGGCAGGCGGGGTTCGACCGGGCCACGCTGCTCTTTCTGATGTCGTTCGTCGGGATGTACGTGGTCGGGCCGGTGCTGTACGGCGGCGCGGCCAGCCGGGGCGTGTGGGGCCTGCTCCAGACCCTGTTCCGGCTGCCGGCCATCACGGTGGCGCTCGTGGCCCTGGCGTGGCGGCTGCTACACCTGCCCGTGCCGGCGGGCGTGTCGCGGGGGGTCGAGCTGCTGTCACAGGCGACCCTGCCGATGGTGCTGCTTTCGCTGGGGCTGCAACTGGGCGCAGGCGGCTGGCCGCGGCTGCACGGGCGGCTGTGGCTGGCGGCGGCGGCGCGGCTCGTCGGGGGGCCGCTCGTTGCGCTGGGGGTGGGCACGCTGGCCGGGCTCCGGCACGAGGCGCTCGCGGTACTCGTGCTCTCGGCCGGAATGCCTACGGCCGTCAATGCCCTGCTGCTGGGCCGCGAGTACGGCGGCGACACCGACACCGTGGCGGGCGTGGTCCTGCTCTCAACCCTGACCTCGGTGGTCACGGTCGCGGTCATCGTGACGTTGCTGCCGCGCCTCTAG